Proteins encoded in a region of the Leifsonia sp. PS1209 genome:
- a CDS encoding ABC transporter ATP-binding protein gives MTLLELKNVSVSYGRIEAIHDMSFSVEEGEIVSLIGANGAGKSTTMKTISGILNPSQGSITFDGQDITKMKAHIRVIRGISQAPEGRGIFPGMTVLENLDMGAFGRKDRSGMDADFERVFNLFPRLAERKTQVGGTMSGGEQQMLAIGRALMSAPRLLLLDEPSMGLAPQFIKQIFSIITEINKQGTTILLVEQNANQALARAHRGFVLETGSITHSGTGKELLANPAIKEAYLGVG, from the coding sequence ATGACGTTGCTTGAACTGAAGAACGTGAGCGTCTCCTACGGGCGCATCGAGGCCATCCACGACATGTCGTTCTCGGTGGAGGAGGGCGAGATCGTCAGCCTCATCGGGGCGAATGGCGCTGGCAAGTCGACCACGATGAAGACGATCTCCGGCATCCTGAACCCGTCGCAGGGGTCGATCACCTTCGACGGCCAGGACATCACCAAGATGAAGGCGCACATCCGGGTCATCCGGGGCATCTCGCAGGCGCCGGAGGGCCGGGGCATCTTCCCCGGCATGACGGTGCTGGAGAACCTGGACATGGGCGCGTTCGGCCGCAAGGACCGCAGCGGGATGGACGCGGACTTCGAGCGCGTGTTCAACCTGTTCCCGCGCCTGGCCGAGCGCAAGACGCAGGTGGGAGGGACGATGTCCGGAGGCGAGCAGCAGATGCTCGCCATCGGCCGCGCCCTGATGTCCGCGCCGCGGCTGCTGCTGCTCGATGAGCCGTCGATGGGGCTCGCCCCGCAGTTCATCAAGCAGATCTTCTCGATCATCACCGAGATCAACAAGCAGGGCACGACCATCCTGCTCGTCGAGCAGAACGCCAACCAGGCCCTCGCCCGCGCCCACCGCGGCTTCGTCCTGGAAACCGGCTCGATAACCCACTCCGGCACCGGCAAGGAACTCCTTGCCAACCCCGCCATCAAGGAGGCCTACCTCGGCGTCGGCTGA
- the smc gene encoding chromosome segregation protein SMC: protein MYLKSLTLKGFKSFAQPTTFAFEQGVTCVVGPNGSGKSNVVDALAWVMGEQGAKTLRGGKMEDVIFAGTSTRGPLGRAEVTLTIDNSDGALPIEYSEVTISRTLFRNGGSEYAINGSACRLLDVQELLSDSGLGREMHVIVGQGQLDAVLHASPEDRRGFIEEAAGILKHRRRKEKTLRKLEAMQTNLTRLSDLAGEIRRQLKPLGHQAEIAREAQSIAAVVRDARARILADDVVALRTALDDHGRTESERHSERIVLQEQLEQKQLRVARLEQAQVGDEVDIARRTAFGLESVQERLRNLYTMANQRLALLGSQADAPDAGPSVSQQMVQDARDEVDRLRTVVTEAEAAWTAAQAATRSARGRLDAVDDEIAAQSALVSRHDLELSKLTGQADAAAQRLAAVRGEVLRQQNALDAATDRREKARAEFAAREAEAATADVGEGNLDEAYELAQADVFEAEGEIERLREELHTLERERDALAARTSALSSALDQKDGSAALVAARLPGVRGLVAEHIRVHPGFEASIAAALGSLADAVLADDRASAFDAVAQASSDDLGRVEVIIADASASEVDLSGVAGVVAARSVVEAPDGVLGILAFTAIADDLDAARAASAAFAKRKLGGPVTIITKSGEVLTDYVLRGGSGAKQSRIELIADRDAAADRLGEVTSLIDRAKFALAEQRGVLQVAKEQSQAALASLREFDAKLAAQTEQLNRLKVQLEASQAEFDRLSTALSLAAERVAEAEAAADKAKSELETARSRPRPILDVTARDALSAELEAAREAEVESRLSVETAKERVRAEQARGEALARQLDAERAAAEEAARRAVIRRRQVDAATGVIEALPAVLDSVDRSVAQARVELAAAEAKRSSQNDELATLRREENAVRDRLQVITESVHGLELQIYEKKLHLSSLLERAGSELGLVEDVLVAEYGPEVPIPVDAPTPDAAEDSDQDGDAGQDGDAERETVPFNREQQQKRLAAAERKLAQLGRVNPLALEEFAALEQRHKFLTEQLTDLTKTRTDLLTIIEDIDEKMQTIFESAFEDTKEAFGYVFPILFPGGTGSISLTDPENLLTTGIEVSVKPAGKKIERLSLLSGGERSLAAVALLIAIFKARPSPFYIMDEVEAALDDANLGRLLTIFEDLRESSQLIVITHQKRTMEIADALYGVSMRQDGVSAVVGQRVAQEQAS from the coding sequence GTGTATCTGAAGAGCCTGACGCTCAAGGGGTTCAAGTCGTTCGCGCAGCCGACGACCTTCGCGTTCGAGCAGGGCGTCACCTGCGTGGTCGGGCCGAACGGCTCCGGCAAGTCCAACGTGGTGGATGCGCTCGCCTGGGTGATGGGGGAGCAGGGCGCGAAGACGCTCCGCGGCGGCAAGATGGAGGACGTCATCTTCGCCGGGACCTCCACCCGCGGCCCGCTCGGCCGCGCAGAGGTCACCCTCACCATCGACAACTCCGACGGCGCACTCCCGATCGAGTACTCCGAGGTCACCATCTCGCGCACGCTGTTCCGCAACGGCGGAAGCGAATACGCGATCAACGGCTCGGCCTGCCGCCTCCTCGACGTGCAGGAGCTGCTCAGCGACTCCGGACTCGGCCGCGAGATGCACGTCATCGTCGGCCAGGGGCAACTGGATGCGGTGCTGCACGCCAGCCCCGAGGACCGGCGCGGATTCATCGAGGAGGCCGCCGGCATCCTGAAGCACCGGCGGCGCAAGGAGAAGACCCTCCGCAAGCTGGAGGCGATGCAGACCAACCTCACCAGGCTGAGCGACCTCGCCGGGGAGATCAGGCGGCAGCTGAAGCCGCTCGGCCACCAGGCGGAGATCGCCAGGGAGGCGCAGTCGATCGCCGCCGTCGTACGCGACGCCAGGGCGCGCATCCTGGCCGACGACGTGGTGGCGCTGCGCACGGCGCTCGACGACCACGGCCGCACGGAGTCCGAGCGGCACAGCGAGCGGATCGTTCTGCAGGAGCAGCTGGAGCAGAAGCAGCTGAGGGTCGCACGGCTCGAACAGGCGCAGGTCGGCGACGAGGTCGACATCGCCCGGCGCACCGCGTTCGGCCTCGAGTCCGTGCAGGAGCGCCTCCGCAATCTCTACACGATGGCCAACCAGCGGCTCGCGCTGCTCGGCAGCCAGGCCGACGCACCGGATGCCGGCCCGAGCGTCAGCCAGCAGATGGTCCAGGATGCGCGCGACGAGGTCGACAGGCTCCGCACCGTGGTCACCGAGGCGGAGGCCGCGTGGACCGCCGCGCAGGCCGCCACCCGGTCCGCCCGCGGCCGGCTCGACGCCGTCGACGACGAGATCGCCGCCCAGAGCGCCCTCGTCTCCCGCCACGACCTCGAACTGTCCAAGCTGACCGGCCAGGCCGACGCGGCGGCGCAGCGACTCGCCGCCGTGCGCGGAGAGGTGCTGCGCCAGCAGAACGCGCTGGATGCGGCCACCGACCGCCGGGAGAAGGCGCGCGCCGAGTTCGCCGCCCGAGAGGCGGAGGCGGCGACGGCCGACGTCGGCGAGGGCAACCTCGACGAGGCGTACGAGCTGGCGCAGGCCGACGTCTTCGAGGCGGAGGGCGAGATCGAGCGCCTCCGCGAGGAGCTGCACACGCTGGAGCGCGAGCGCGACGCCCTCGCGGCGCGCACCAGCGCGCTGTCGTCCGCGCTCGACCAGAAGGACGGCTCTGCCGCCCTGGTCGCGGCCCGGCTGCCGGGTGTGCGCGGGCTGGTCGCCGAGCACATCCGCGTGCATCCCGGATTCGAGGCGTCGATCGCCGCGGCCCTCGGGTCGCTGGCGGATGCGGTGCTCGCCGACGACAGGGCGAGCGCGTTCGACGCGGTCGCCCAGGCATCGTCCGACGATCTGGGGCGGGTGGAGGTCATCATCGCCGACGCGTCCGCGTCCGAGGTCGACCTGTCCGGTGTCGCGGGCGTCGTCGCCGCGCGCTCGGTGGTCGAGGCCCCGGACGGCGTGCTCGGCATCCTGGCGTTCACGGCCATCGCCGACGACCTGGATGCCGCCAGGGCGGCGTCCGCCGCGTTCGCGAAGCGGAAGCTCGGCGGCCCGGTGACGATCATCACGAAGTCCGGAGAGGTGCTCACCGACTACGTGCTGCGCGGCGGCTCCGGCGCGAAGCAGAGCCGCATCGAGCTGATCGCCGACCGCGATGCTGCGGCGGACCGGCTGGGCGAGGTCACCTCCCTGATCGACAGGGCGAAGTTCGCCCTCGCCGAGCAGCGCGGTGTGCTGCAGGTGGCGAAGGAGCAGTCGCAGGCCGCGCTCGCCTCGCTCCGTGAGTTCGACGCGAAGCTGGCGGCGCAGACCGAGCAGCTCAACAGGCTCAAGGTGCAGCTGGAGGCGTCGCAGGCCGAGTTCGACCGCCTGAGCACCGCGCTGTCCCTCGCCGCGGAACGCGTCGCGGAGGCCGAGGCCGCCGCGGACAAGGCCAAGTCGGAGCTGGAGACGGCACGGTCCCGCCCGCGCCCGATCCTCGACGTGACCGCACGGGATGCGCTCTCCGCCGAGCTGGAGGCCGCCAGGGAGGCGGAGGTCGAATCCCGGCTCTCCGTCGAGACGGCCAAGGAGCGCGTACGCGCAGAGCAGGCCAGGGGAGAGGCGCTCGCCCGGCAGCTGGACGCCGAGCGCGCCGCCGCGGAGGAGGCCGCCCGCCGCGCCGTCATCCGTCGCCGCCAAGTGGATGCGGCCACCGGCGTCATCGAGGCGCTTCCCGCCGTGCTCGACTCCGTCGACCGCTCCGTCGCGCAGGCGAGGGTGGAGCTGGCCGCCGCCGAGGCGAAGCGGTCGAGCCAGAACGACGAGCTCGCCACGCTGCGCCGCGAGGAGAACGCGGTGCGCGATCGCCTGCAGGTCATCACCGAGAGCGTGCACGGCCTCGAACTGCAGATCTACGAGAAGAAGCTGCACCTGTCGAGCCTGCTCGAACGCGCGGGCAGCGAACTCGGCCTGGTCGAGGACGTGCTGGTCGCCGAGTACGGCCCGGAGGTGCCCATCCCGGTCGACGCGCCCACGCCGGATGCGGCGGAGGACTCCGATCAGGACGGCGACGCGGGCCAGGACGGCGACGCCGAGCGCGAGACGGTCCCCTTCAACCGGGAGCAGCAGCAGAAGCGCCTCGCCGCCGCCGAGCGGAAGCTGGCGCAGCTCGGCCGCGTCAACCCGCTCGCGCTGGAAGAGTTCGCCGCCCTCGAACAGCGGCACAAGTTCCTCACCGAGCAGCTGACCGACCTCACCAAGACGCGCACAGACCTGCTGACGATCATCGAGGACATCGACGAGAAGATGCAGACCATCTTCGAGTCGGCCTTCGAGGACACCAAGGAGGCGTTCGGCTACGTCTTCCCCATCCTGTTCCCGGGAGGCACGGGAAGCATCTCGCTGACGGACCCGGAGAACCTGCTCACCACCGGCATCGAGGTGTCCGTGAAGCCGGCAGGCAAGAAGATCGAGCGGCTGTCGCTGCTCTCCGGCGGTGAGCGCTCGCTCGCGGCCGTCGCACTGCTGATCGCGATCTTCAAGGCGCGCCCCAGCCCGTTCTACATCATGGACGAGGTCGAGGCCGCCCTCGACGACGCCAACCTGGGCCGCCTGCTGACGATCTTCGAAGACCTCCGCGAGTCGAGCCAGCTCATCGTCATCACCCACCAGAAGCGCACGATGGAGATCGCGGACGCCCTCTACGGCGTCTCGATGCGCCAGGACGGCGTCTCCGCAGTGGTCGGCCAGCGCGTGGCGCAGGAGCAGGCCTCCTAG
- a CDS encoding CHAD domain-containing protein, with product MFSLVAVSAELAEQLVAIETGGDDAVHQARTRVRRLRSILGVYRRAFEKDDAKRLRRRLRALGTRLGVVRDLEVLAEALDGLAADPGLDTPTMDAVVAFAADARSAHAAAVTRLLSELSGRSDRRLVADTVSFAAAPPLSSRGADHPRKTARKGLRRAARRVTAPADASLEAKHTTRKAARRLRYAAEAVADLFGRDAVRLAAAAEALQDALGDHRDLVLLAAHLRQKAEDAELSPAAAAGVERLASACEQRADERLAGLDDLVAGVADAL from the coding sequence ATGTTCTCTCTCGTGGCGGTGTCGGCGGAGCTCGCCGAGCAGCTGGTGGCGATCGAGACCGGCGGGGACGACGCCGTGCACCAGGCGCGCACCAGGGTGCGCAGGCTGCGGAGCATCCTCGGGGTGTACCGGCGCGCGTTCGAGAAGGACGACGCCAAGCGGCTGCGACGGCGGCTCAGAGCGCTGGGCACACGGCTGGGCGTGGTGCGCGATTTGGAGGTGCTGGCGGAGGCGCTCGATGGGCTGGCGGCCGATCCTGGGCTCGACACACCGACGATGGATGCGGTCGTCGCCTTCGCCGCGGACGCCCGCTCCGCACACGCCGCCGCCGTCACCCGTCTCCTCTCCGAGCTGAGCGGCAGGAGCGACCGCCGTCTCGTCGCCGACACCGTCTCGTTCGCGGCCGCCCCTCCGCTCAGCAGCCGCGGAGCCGACCATCCGAGGAAGACGGCCAGGAAAGGGCTGCGCCGCGCCGCCCGCCGGGTGACCGCGCCGGCGGACGCCTCGCTGGAGGCCAAGCACACGACCAGGAAGGCCGCCAGGCGCCTGCGCTACGCGGCAGAGGCCGTCGCCGACCTGTTCGGCCGGGACGCCGTGCGGCTGGCAGCGGCCGCGGAGGCGCTGCAGGACGCGCTCGGCGACCACCGGGACCTGGTGCTCCTTGCCGCCCACCTGCGGCAGAAGGCCGAGGACGCCGAGCTGTCGCCCGCTGCGGCGGCCGGGGTGGAGCGTCTGGCCTCAGCCTGCGAGCAGCGCGCCGACGAGAGACTGGCCGGGCTCGACGACCTCGTGGCCGGCGTGGCGGACGCGCTCTGA
- the ftsY gene encoding signal recognition particle-docking protein FtsY produces the protein MAERTPWSLSGALRGMFAKKTIDDTTWDDLETALITADFGPDVTEAIVDDLRAKVDRYHTTDPADLQRMLRESLEERLSKLDTTLKLSDRPAVVLVVGVNGVGKTTTIGKFAKFLRTYDRTVVVGAADTFRAAAVEQLATWAQRAGVEIVRPQQQGQDPASVAFQTVEKAKNDGTEIVIIDTAGRLQTKGGLMDELSKIKRVVEKQAPIAEVLLVLDATTGQNGLAQAEAFIEHAGVTGLVLTKLDGSAKGGFVLAVQEKTGIPIKLVGQGEGINDLTGFTAHVFAQQLVG, from the coding sequence ATGGCAGAACGCACCCCCTGGTCTTTGTCCGGCGCGCTCCGCGGCATGTTCGCGAAGAAGACGATCGACGACACCACCTGGGACGACCTCGAGACGGCGCTCATCACCGCCGATTTCGGACCGGATGTGACCGAGGCGATCGTCGACGACCTGCGCGCCAAGGTCGACCGCTACCACACCACCGATCCGGCCGACCTGCAGCGGATGCTCCGCGAGAGCCTCGAAGAGCGCCTCTCCAAGCTCGACACCACGCTCAAGTTGAGCGACCGTCCCGCCGTCGTGCTGGTCGTCGGCGTCAACGGCGTCGGCAAGACCACCACCATCGGCAAGTTCGCCAAGTTCCTGCGCACCTACGACCGCACCGTCGTGGTCGGCGCGGCGGACACGTTCCGTGCGGCGGCCGTCGAGCAGCTCGCCACCTGGGCGCAGCGTGCAGGGGTCGAGATCGTCCGCCCGCAGCAGCAGGGCCAGGATCCGGCGTCCGTCGCGTTCCAGACCGTCGAGAAGGCCAAGAACGACGGCACGGAGATCGTGATCATCGACACGGCAGGGCGGCTGCAGACCAAGGGCGGCCTGATGGACGAGCTGTCCAAGATCAAGAGGGTGGTGGAGAAGCAGGCTCCCATCGCCGAGGTGCTGCTGGTGCTCGACGCGACCACCGGTCAGAACGGGCTCGCCCAGGCGGAGGCGTTCATCGAGCACGCCGGGGTCACCGGGCTCGTGCTCACGAAGCTCGACGGCTCGGCCAAGGGCGGCTTCGTGCTCGCCGTGCAGGAGAAGACGGGCATCCCGATCAAGCTCGTCGGGCAGGGCGAGGGCATCAACGACCTCACCGGTTTCACCGCGCACGTCTTCGCTCAGCAGCTGGTCGGCTAG
- a CDS encoding DUF2004 domain-containing protein, which produces MAIEHDYFGIIDETASGGLAWNNSADLSEQVVEVDLLADDESAVTEFALDSAAALIQAIDGFDARARDALIAELSSRQSATVAYIDEHVEKLGETLLDLLVHNSGDIAVDVLRSLQLLRILLQPDHSDEEEVFATFDYSISPDETDALLTVSFDIRGDVVAVDTQS; this is translated from the coding sequence ATGGCCATCGAACACGACTACTTCGGCATCATCGACGAGACCGCATCCGGTGGGCTCGCCTGGAACAACTCCGCCGACCTCTCCGAGCAGGTGGTCGAGGTCGACCTGCTTGCCGACGACGAATCGGCGGTGACCGAGTTCGCCCTGGATTCCGCCGCCGCGCTCATCCAGGCCATCGACGGATTCGACGCCCGGGCACGGGATGCGCTCATCGCCGAGCTGAGCTCGCGACAGTCCGCCACCGTGGCGTACATCGACGAGCACGTCGAGAAGCTGGGGGAGACCCTGCTCGACCTGCTCGTGCACAACTCGGGCGACATCGCCGTCGACGTGCTGCGCTCCCTGCAGCTGCTGCGCATCCTGCTGCAGCCAGACCACTCCGACGAGGAGGAGGTCTTCGCCACGTTCGACTACTCGATCAGCCCGGACGAGACGGATGCGCTGCTCACCGTGTCGTTCGACATCCGGGGCGACGTGGTCGCGGTCGACACGCAATCCTGA
- the ffh gene encoding signal recognition particle protein, with amino-acid sequence MATFGSLSDRLADTFKNLRTKGKLSPADVDGTVREIRRALLDADVALPVVKEFTGKVRERALSDEVNKALNPAQQVVQIVNEELVEILGGQQRRLQFAKKPPTVIMLAGLQGAGKTTLAGKLAKWLVKDGHTPVLVAADLQRPNAVTQLQIVGEQAGVPVYAPEPGNGVGNPVRVAKDALKFAETKQYDTVIVDTAGRLGVDAELMKQASDIRKAVDPDEVLFVIDAMIGQDAVATAKAFQDGVDFTGVVLSKLDGDARGGAALSVASVTGRPIIFASTGEGLDDFEPFHPDRMASRILDLGDILTLIEQAQEAFDEEEARKVAEKFATDSFTLDDFLKQMQQLRNMGSIKKMMGMLPGAGAMKQQLDNFDEKEIVRTEAIIQSMTKAERTTPKLLNGSRRLRIAKGSGSTVTEVNQLVNRFEQAAKMMKTVAKGGVPNVPGMGPIPGASYGGKAKQQPKKKGSRSGNPAKRAAENAALSSGAKPSTGAQGGSGFGLGGGAGAGKQGGPSEEELASLQKFLGR; translated from the coding sequence ATGGCTACTTTCGGATCGCTGTCTGACCGCCTGGCAGATACCTTCAAGAACCTTCGCACCAAGGGCAAGCTCTCTCCGGCCGACGTCGACGGCACCGTGCGCGAGATCCGTCGCGCCCTGCTCGACGCCGACGTCGCGCTCCCCGTCGTCAAGGAGTTCACCGGCAAGGTGCGCGAGCGCGCCCTGAGCGACGAGGTCAACAAGGCCCTCAACCCCGCTCAGCAGGTGGTGCAGATCGTCAACGAGGAGCTCGTCGAGATCCTCGGCGGCCAGCAGCGCAGGCTGCAGTTCGCGAAGAAGCCGCCGACCGTCATCATGCTCGCCGGCCTCCAGGGTGCAGGTAAGACCACGCTCGCCGGCAAGCTCGCGAAGTGGCTCGTGAAGGACGGGCACACGCCCGTGCTCGTCGCGGCCGACCTCCAGCGCCCGAACGCCGTCACCCAGCTGCAGATCGTCGGAGAGCAGGCGGGGGTCCCCGTCTACGCCCCGGAGCCGGGCAACGGCGTCGGCAACCCGGTGCGCGTCGCGAAGGACGCCCTGAAGTTCGCGGAGACCAAGCAGTACGACACGGTCATCGTCGACACCGCCGGCCGCCTCGGCGTCGACGCCGAGCTGATGAAGCAGGCGTCGGACATCCGAAAGGCCGTCGACCCAGACGAAGTGCTGTTCGTGATCGACGCCATGATCGGTCAGGATGCGGTGGCCACGGCCAAGGCGTTCCAGGACGGCGTCGACTTCACCGGTGTCGTGCTGTCCAAGCTCGACGGCGACGCCCGCGGTGGCGCAGCCCTCTCCGTCGCGTCCGTCACCGGACGCCCGATCATCTTCGCCTCCACCGGTGAGGGACTGGACGACTTCGAGCCGTTCCACCCCGACCGCATGGCGTCGCGCATCCTCGACCTCGGCGACATCCTCACCCTCATCGAGCAGGCCCAGGAGGCCTTCGACGAGGAGGAAGCGCGCAAGGTCGCCGAGAAGTTCGCGACGGACAGCTTCACGCTCGACGACTTCCTCAAGCAGATGCAGCAGCTGCGCAACATGGGCTCCATCAAGAAGATGATGGGCATGCTGCCGGGAGCCGGCGCCATGAAGCAGCAGCTCGACAACTTCGACGAGAAGGAGATCGTGCGCACCGAGGCGATCATCCAGTCGATGACCAAGGCGGAGCGCACCACGCCGAAGCTGCTGAACGGCTCGCGCCGCCTGCGCATCGCGAAGGGGTCCGGCTCCACGGTGACCGAGGTGAACCAGCTCGTCAACCGGTTCGAGCAGGCCGCCAAGATGATGAAGACCGTCGCAAAGGGCGGCGTGCCGAACGTGCCGGGCATGGGTCCGATCCCGGGCGCCAGCTACGGCGGCAAGGCCAAGCAGCAGCCCAAGAAGAAGGGCTCGCGCTCCGGCAACCCGGCCAAGCGCGCGGCGGAGAACGCAGCGCTCAGCTCCGGCGCGAAGCCGTCGACCGGCGCGCAGGGCGGCTCGGGCTTCGGCCTCGGCGGCGGCGCGGGCGCCGGCAAGCAGGGTGGCCCATCCGAGGAGGAGCTGGCCTCGCTGCAGAAGTTCCTCGGCCGCTAG
- a CDS encoding SGNH/GDSL hydrolase family protein, translating into MALLAAATAAAVVLTGCTAAAPQEPVAGQRSAAAPQVAERPVAVAIGDSIAFGKGIQQDQAWPALVAKVHDWRLTDLAVSGSGFLHPGWNGTTFQQQVDQAVALKPSYILIAATRNDRLEDPAALAQKSTELVGALRSAFPRAHIIGVTAIWGSDQPPATITMVDDAFRSAVEDVDGTFVDIGFPLVGHPEWLQADGIHPNPAGQEIVAKAIETKLAPKSLAL; encoded by the coding sequence GTGGCCCTTCTCGCCGCCGCCACGGCTGCCGCCGTCGTCCTCACCGGATGCACGGCCGCCGCACCGCAGGAACCCGTCGCCGGGCAGCGCTCGGCCGCAGCGCCCCAGGTCGCGGAGCGTCCCGTCGCCGTCGCGATCGGCGACTCCATCGCGTTCGGCAAGGGCATCCAGCAGGACCAGGCCTGGCCCGCCCTCGTCGCGAAGGTGCACGACTGGCGGCTCACCGACCTCGCCGTCTCCGGCTCCGGCTTCCTGCACCCCGGCTGGAACGGCACGACCTTCCAGCAGCAGGTCGACCAGGCCGTCGCGCTGAAGCCGTCGTACATCCTGATCGCCGCGACCAGGAACGACCGGCTGGAAGACCCGGCGGCGCTCGCTCAGAAGAGCACGGAACTGGTGGGAGCGCTTCGCTCCGCGTTCCCCCGCGCGCACATCATCGGCGTCACCGCCATCTGGGGCTCCGACCAGCCGCCGGCGACCATCACGATGGTCGACGACGCGTTCCGCTCCGCCGTGGAGGACGTGGACGGCACGTTCGTCGACATCGGCTTCCCGCTCGTCGGCCACCCGGAGTGGCTGCAGGCGGACGGCATCCACCCGAACCCGGCCGGTCAGGAGATCGTCGCGAAGGCGATCGAGACCAAGCTCGCGCCGAAGTCCCTCGCGCTGTAG
- a CDS encoding SGNH/GDSL hydrolase family protein yields the protein MLARPITRIAAAAIAAIVLTVTAGCTAFAGGATVTGEPTPAPTSQASSDAPVRAAAIGDSIAIGNGVPSDDAWPFLVADQFGWTLNDFADSASGFIAPGLNTHTYEAQVTQAIALRPQVVLVAATRNDTLGSTIELKQTATAQLQRLRTALPDAVIIGVGPIWGAGTPTPATPVVASIVRSAVLAVDGTWVDVGQPFQNRADLVQKDNVHPTTEGQQLLAGLIADKIAAARVTTKSANASSH from the coding sequence GTGCTCGCCCGACCGATAACCCGAATCGCCGCCGCCGCCATCGCCGCCATCGTCCTCACCGTGACCGCAGGATGCACCGCCTTCGCCGGCGGAGCCACCGTCACGGGAGAGCCGACGCCGGCCCCGACGTCGCAGGCGTCCTCCGACGCGCCCGTGCGCGCCGCCGCCATCGGAGACTCGATCGCGATCGGCAACGGCGTCCCCTCCGACGACGCCTGGCCGTTCCTCGTCGCCGACCAGTTCGGCTGGACGCTCAACGACTTCGCCGACAGCGCATCCGGCTTCATCGCGCCGGGGCTCAACACGCACACCTACGAGGCACAGGTGACCCAGGCGATCGCCCTGCGGCCGCAGGTCGTGCTCGTCGCGGCCACCCGCAACGACACGCTCGGCTCGACCATCGAGCTCAAGCAGACGGCGACGGCACAGCTGCAGAGGCTGCGCACCGCCCTCCCGGACGCGGTCATCATCGGGGTCGGCCCGATCTGGGGTGCCGGCACCCCGACCCCGGCGACGCCGGTGGTCGCGAGCATCGTCCGCAGCGCCGTGCTCGCGGTCGACGGCACCTGGGTCGATGTCGGCCAGCCGTTCCAGAACCGCGCCGATCTGGTGCAGAAGGACAACGTGCATCCCACGACGGAGGGGCAGCAGTTGCTCGCCGGGCTGATCGCGGACAAGATCGCGGCGGCCAGGGTCACGACGAAGTCCGCGAACGCCTCGTCGCACTGA
- a CDS encoding glutamate--cysteine ligase, protein MQIEFSESERSTVGIEWELALVDSSTGDLVQIAEEVLKELSGPDGEEHPQITHELLMNTVELVSRVHRTVPDAVDDLQGLIGLVREVIDPLGVELMCAGTHPFAQWFDQKVTPNERYDRLLDRTQWWGRQMMIWGIHVHVGIDDREKALPIVNGLLTYYPHLQALSASSPFWAGANTGYASNRALMFQQLPTAGLPWQFGSWANYEEYVQDLVTTGVVTDHSEVRWDIRPSPKWGTVEMRACDGMSTADEVGAVAAIIHCLTDRMSGQLDDGEEPVTLQPWFVRENKWRAARYGLDAEIITAPDGSERLVSDALRDLIVDLSPTAERLGCLAELETVDVILSKGASYQRQLRVAEANGGSLQAVVSSLTHELRDGLDRS, encoded by the coding sequence ATGCAGATCGAATTCTCGGAATCCGAGCGTTCCACCGTCGGAATCGAGTGGGAGCTGGCGCTGGTCGACTCGTCGACCGGAGACCTCGTGCAGATCGCCGAGGAGGTGCTGAAGGAGCTCTCCGGGCCGGACGGCGAAGAGCACCCGCAGATCACCCACGAACTGCTGATGAACACCGTCGAGCTGGTCAGCCGGGTGCACCGCACCGTCCCGGATGCGGTCGACGACCTCCAGGGGCTGATCGGGCTCGTCCGCGAGGTCATCGACCCGCTCGGCGTCGAGCTGATGTGCGCGGGAACGCATCCGTTCGCCCAGTGGTTCGACCAGAAGGTCACACCGAACGAGCGCTACGACCGCCTGCTCGACCGCACGCAGTGGTGGGGGCGCCAGATGATGATCTGGGGCATCCACGTGCACGTCGGCATCGACGACAGGGAGAAGGCGCTGCCGATCGTCAACGGCCTGCTCACCTACTATCCGCACCTGCAGGCGCTCAGCGCATCCAGCCCGTTCTGGGCGGGGGCGAACACGGGATACGCCTCCAACAGGGCGCTGATGTTCCAGCAGCTGCCGACGGCGGGGCTGCCCTGGCAGTTCGGCAGCTGGGCGAACTACGAGGAGTACGTGCAAGATCTGGTGACGACCGGCGTCGTGACCGACCACAGCGAGGTGCGCTGGGACATCCGGCCGTCTCCGAAGTGGGGAACGGTCGAGATGCGCGCCTGCGACGGGATGTCGACGGCGGACGAGGTCGGCGCCGTCGCCGCGATCATCCACTGCCTCACCGACCGGATGTCCGGCCAGCTGGACGACGGAGAGGAGCCGGTCACGCTGCAGCCCTGGTTCGTCAGGGAGAACAAGTGGCGCGCTGCCCGCTACGGCCTGGATGCGGAGATCATCACCGCACCGGACGGCAGCGAGCGGCTGGTGTCCGACGCGCTGCGCGACCTGATCGTCGACCTCTCCCCCACGGCGGAACGCCTCGGCTGCCTGGCCGAGCTGGAGACGGTCGACGTGATCCTGTCGAAGGGCGCGAGCTACCAGCGGCAGCTGCGGGTCGCAGAGGCGAACGGCGGCAGCCTGCAGGCGGTCGTCAGCTCGCTCACGCACGAGCTGCGCGACGGACTCGACAGGAGCTGA